Proteins from a genomic interval of Synechococcus sp. A15-28:
- a CDS encoding DUF2808 domain-containing protein has protein sequence MTRLSFALFSGLSALIFSGMASAQTFFRSPPTEASIHNPSATEGQRNRTTISIHVPANAGAELERVVLSQQTNLDQWTWGRRNPMVYLGDYGLRRRGEPGLAEATISEGGDELSIRFNPAIEPGQQVNIVFRSFNPDADIYQWSTTFIPEGNDPIASDGPTLRVSIYRNNDYR, from the coding sequence ATGACCAGACTCAGTTTCGCTCTGTTCAGTGGATTGAGTGCTCTGATCTTCAGCGGAATGGCGTCTGCACAGACCTTTTTCCGCAGTCCTCCAACGGAGGCGAGCATTCACAATCCCTCTGCCACAGAGGGGCAGCGCAATCGAACCACGATCAGTATTCATGTTCCAGCGAATGCTGGAGCTGAACTGGAACGCGTGGTTCTCTCTCAACAGACCAATCTCGACCAATGGACCTGGGGCCGCAGAAACCCCATGGTCTATCTCGGTGACTACGGCCTCCGACGCCGTGGTGAACCAGGCCTTGCCGAAGCCACAATCTCAGAAGGCGGTGATGAGCTAAGCATTCGCTTTAATCCAGCAATTGAGCCCGGCCAGCAGGTGAATATCGTGTTCCGCAGCTTCAATCCCGACGCAGACATTTACCAGTGGTCAACAACCTTTATACCTGAGGGGAACGATCCAATCGCCAGCGATGGTCCAACATTAAGAGTCTCCATTTACCGCAATAACGACTATCGATAG
- a CDS encoding DUF475 domain-containing protein, with amino-acid sequence MDITALPSLSDVFEGADQWGEVLALLPVLVMLELILSADNAVALAAIARTSRSPEQERLALNIGIGLAMLLRVGLIALAQWVLQSPWVQLLAAAYLFWLFITHLRYSSHDNSDEATAQAGSSQPRSLLNTVLLLGFTDLAFSIDSVAAAVAVSDQILLISAGAVIGIIALRFTSGLFIRWLDEYERLETAGFLSVAFVAVRLLIHVLVPQLNQPDWLTLLVVFVLFAWGFSVRSPMETDRAG; translated from the coding sequence ATGGACATCACGGCTCTTCCCTCACTCTCTGACGTTTTCGAGGGTGCAGATCAATGGGGGGAGGTGTTGGCACTGTTGCCGGTGCTGGTGATGTTGGAGCTGATTCTGTCGGCTGACAATGCTGTTGCCCTGGCAGCGATTGCCCGGACCAGCCGCAGTCCCGAACAGGAGCGACTGGCTCTGAACATCGGCATCGGTCTTGCCATGCTGCTTCGTGTTGGCCTGATTGCCCTGGCGCAGTGGGTGTTGCAGAGCCCATGGGTTCAACTGCTGGCTGCTGCCTATCTGTTCTGGCTGTTCATCACGCATCTGCGTTACTCCTCCCACGACAACTCGGATGAGGCCACGGCTCAGGCTGGTTCGTCGCAGCCCAGAAGTTTGCTGAACACCGTCTTGCTGCTGGGGTTCACCGATCTCGCCTTCTCGATCGACAGCGTTGCGGCGGCTGTGGCGGTGAGTGATCAGATCCTTCTGATCAGCGCGGGAGCGGTGATCGGCATCATTGCCCTCCGTTTCACGTCCGGATTGTTCATTCGCTGGCTCGACGAGTACGAACGACTCGAGACCGCCGGATTTCTGTCGGTTGCTTTTGTGGCCGTGCGCCTGCTGATCCACGTGCTCGTTCCACAGTTGAATCAACCGGATTGGTTGACCCTGCTGGTGGTGTTCGTCTTGTTTGCCTGGGGATTTTCCGTGCGCTCCCCGATGGAGACCGATCGTGCTGGTTGA
- a CDS encoding DUF6464 family protein has translation MLVELRQAGSEALLDRLDLENAPQPGRWLELEDKSFLVLQRRHRYTLRNGRYEIASVALLVKPQIKPADAQRWRDGWMIGDPDCRFNARSPLLRCAVWPEGPCDACTHRELR, from the coding sequence GTGCTGGTTGAGCTGCGCCAGGCCGGTAGCGAGGCTCTGCTCGATCGATTGGATCTGGAGAATGCCCCGCAGCCGGGACGTTGGCTGGAGCTGGAGGACAAGAGCTTCCTGGTGCTGCAGCGGCGCCACCGCTACACCTTGCGCAACGGTCGCTACGAAATCGCTTCGGTGGCCCTGTTGGTCAAACCCCAGATCAAGCCAGCCGATGCTCAACGATGGCGCGATGGTTGGATGATCGGTGACCCCGACTGTCGCTTCAATGCCCGCAGTCCTCTGCTGCGTTGTGCCGTCTGGCCTGAGGGACCCTGCGATGCCTGCACGCACCGTGAGCTGCGATGA
- the fmt gene encoding methionyl-tRNA formyltransferase, with product MRILYWGTPAYAVPTLTELHNAGHTVVGVVSQPDRRRGRGKQLVPSAVKQEALKLNLPVFTPERIKKDAECQQQLAALGADLSVVVAFGQILPVDVLEQPALGCWNGHGSLLPRWRGAAPIQWSILSGDTETGVGVMAMEEGLDTGPVLLERKLTIGLLDNAFELGGRLSRLTAQLMVDAMPLIEAAGAGSIHDRWQRLGLQPQADESCYARMLSKQDFLIDWNGSALAIHRQVMGLYPGAQTSWDGKRLKLSETEPLIERLRSQLSVEAQELIGRWPTGGHPCGTVLACIQDLGLVVSSSGCPLLIREAQLEGKARSRGQALVQQLAAAEHQRLGQN from the coding sequence TTGCGGATCCTCTACTGGGGAACTCCGGCCTATGCCGTTCCAACCCTGACGGAGCTGCACAACGCCGGTCACACCGTGGTGGGAGTCGTCAGCCAACCCGATCGGCGCAGGGGGCGAGGGAAACAACTCGTGCCCTCGGCCGTGAAGCAGGAAGCCCTGAAGCTCAACTTGCCGGTGTTCACACCGGAACGGATCAAGAAGGATGCCGAATGCCAGCAGCAACTGGCAGCTCTTGGGGCGGATCTATCGGTGGTCGTCGCCTTCGGCCAGATTCTGCCGGTGGACGTTCTGGAGCAACCAGCATTGGGGTGCTGGAACGGTCATGGCTCCCTGTTGCCGCGCTGGCGTGGGGCGGCCCCGATTCAGTGGTCAATCCTCAGTGGTGACACCGAGACCGGTGTCGGTGTGATGGCGATGGAGGAAGGCCTTGACACCGGGCCGGTGTTGCTGGAGCGCAAGCTGACGATCGGACTGCTGGACAATGCCTTCGAACTGGGGGGGCGCCTCAGTCGCTTGACCGCTCAGTTGATGGTGGACGCGATGCCACTGATCGAGGCAGCGGGTGCCGGCTCGATCCATGACCGCTGGCAACGACTCGGCCTGCAGCCCCAGGCGGACGAAAGCTGTTACGCCCGCATGTTGAGCAAACAGGACTTTCTGATTGATTGGAATGGGTCTGCCCTGGCCATTCACCGTCAGGTCATGGGCCTGTATCCAGGCGCCCAGACCAGCTGGGATGGCAAACGGCTGAAGCTGAGTGAAACAGAACCCCTCATCGAGCGCCTGAGGAGTCAATTAAGCGTTGAGGCTCAAGAGCTCATCGGTCGATGGCCCACGGGAGGCCATCCCTGTGGCACTGTTCTGGCCTGCATCCAGGATCTCGGTCTCGTGGTGAGCAGCTCCGGTTGCCCGTTGCTGATCCGCGAAGCGCAACTGGAGGGCAAAGCCCGCAGCCGAGGCCAGGCCCTGGTCCAACAGCTTGCCGCCGCAGAACATCAGCGCCTCGGGCAGAACTGA
- a CDS encoding TldD/PmbA family protein, giving the protein MTTNTLVPSNLRDRVQALATGAGIRHWDLGAACSDDCSVQVDRGEAKQMKAAQRSSITVRVWNSDGLVGITSTTDLTDAGLSRALEGAQQASAFGNPDDVPQFSPLATVPLPHLDRPLKPRQGILPLLQNLKTAEAELLSRHPAIQTVPYNGLAESLSTNLYLNSDGALRTMERTQASLYLYARAEESGRKPRSSGAIRMALGSGELDIQGCIDEAVERTVGHLAYQPIETGTYRVCFTPEAFLSLIGAFSSMFSARAVLDGVSLSTRESLGQSLAVPFLSLEDDGLHTDHISASPFDGEGTPTQKLALIESGCLRNFLHSEATARAFGVQPTGHAGLGAKVSVGPDWFVVGTTPGESSGLDLDHTRETDTFVLIEDLSALHAGVKATQGSFSLPFDGWLVKGGEKISVEAATVAGDVRSLLASILHLEATQEVTHRGVSPHVWVEGLSITGEA; this is encoded by the coding sequence ATGACCACAAACACCCTTGTTCCCAGCAATCTAAGGGATCGCGTTCAGGCATTGGCGACCGGCGCCGGAATCCGCCACTGGGATCTCGGGGCCGCCTGCAGTGATGACTGCTCGGTCCAGGTGGACCGCGGGGAAGCCAAGCAGATGAAAGCCGCCCAGCGCAGTTCAATCACGGTGCGGGTCTGGAACAGTGACGGCCTGGTGGGCATCACCAGCACTACGGACCTAACGGACGCCGGACTGTCCAGGGCCTTGGAAGGGGCCCAGCAAGCCAGTGCCTTCGGCAATCCCGATGATGTGCCGCAGTTTTCACCGCTGGCAACGGTTCCTCTGCCGCATCTGGATCGTCCCCTCAAGCCTCGGCAGGGCATCCTCCCGCTTCTGCAGAACCTGAAGACGGCGGAGGCCGAACTGCTCAGCCGCCATCCAGCCATCCAGACCGTTCCTTACAACGGTCTGGCCGAATCGCTCTCCACCAATCTCTACCTCAATAGCGATGGTGCCCTCCGCACGATGGAGCGAACCCAGGCCAGCCTTTATCTGTACGCCCGAGCAGAGGAAAGTGGCCGCAAGCCTCGCAGTTCCGGTGCGATCCGCATGGCCCTCGGCAGCGGTGAGCTGGACATCCAGGGATGCATCGATGAAGCGGTTGAACGAACCGTCGGTCACCTGGCGTATCAACCGATCGAGACCGGGACCTACCGAGTTTGCTTCACCCCTGAGGCCTTCCTGTCTCTGATCGGTGCCTTCAGCAGCATGTTCAGCGCAAGGGCCGTTCTCGATGGGGTCAGTCTCAGCACCCGCGAGAGCCTTGGTCAGTCGCTGGCGGTGCCCTTCCTCTCACTTGAGGACGATGGTCTCCATACGGATCACATCAGCGCCTCTCCCTTCGATGGCGAGGGCACACCAACCCAGAAACTGGCGTTGATCGAATCTGGTTGCCTCCGCAATTTCCTGCATTCAGAGGCCACGGCACGAGCTTTCGGTGTCCAACCAACCGGCCATGCCGGCCTCGGCGCCAAGGTGTCCGTCGGCCCTGATTGGTTCGTGGTCGGCACCACCCCCGGAGAAAGCAGCGGTCTTGATCTGGATCACACCCGGGAAACGGACACCTTCGTGCTGATCGAGGATCTCTCCGCCCTTCACGCGGGGGTTAAAGCCACCCAAGGCTCGTTCTCGCTGCCCTTCGATGGGTGGTTGGTGAAAGGTGGCGAGAAGATCTCCGTGGAGGCGGCGACGGTGGCCGGTGACGTCCGCAGCCTGCTGGCCTCGATCCTGCATCTGGAAGCAACGCAGGAAGTCACCCACCGCGGCGTGTCTCCCCATGTCTGGGTGGAGGGCCTTTCGATAACCGGGGAAGCCTGA
- a CDS encoding TldD/PmbA family protein, producing MTESFSQAWSSTLQALLQRGSGAGADLVEVFLENTDHLGLLAEQERITSVNPTFSRGAGIRVFLNGRDGFVSTNDLSTDGLTRALDQALAMLNLEANGLAVNTSFEGLGALKDYGLEKSSWLQRCPSMRDASSRLLEGTSQLERLGQHLQVRRGSYSRDWQEVLVAASDGTFARDIRLHQSTGLSVLAADGEHRSSVGRRYGSTDRPDDLFTWNAESSAAEVCESAGTMLRADYVEAGQMPVVLANRFGGVIFHEACGHLLETTQIERSTTPFAERVGELIAHPSVTAIDEGLSSGAFGSLSMDDEGMEPQRTVLIKDGILQRFISDRAGELRTGHQRTGSGRRQSHAFAAASRMRNTYIDAGQHKPEDLIASVERGLYCKSMGGGSVGPTGQFNFSVEEGYLIENGNLTSPVKGATLIGDAKEVMPRISMCADDLDLAAGYCGSVSGNIFVTVGQPHIKVDSITVGGR from the coding sequence TTGACTGAATCCTTCTCTCAGGCCTGGAGTTCCACCCTTCAGGCCCTGCTGCAGCGCGGCAGCGGTGCTGGTGCCGATCTGGTGGAAGTGTTCCTGGAAAACACTGATCACCTCGGGCTTCTTGCGGAACAGGAACGAATCACGAGCGTTAATCCCACCTTTTCCCGTGGAGCCGGCATCCGTGTTTTTCTCAACGGCAGGGATGGTTTTGTCAGCACAAATGACCTGAGTACCGACGGCCTGACCCGGGCCTTGGATCAGGCCCTGGCCATGCTGAATCTTGAAGCCAACGGGCTTGCGGTGAACACCAGCTTCGAAGGTCTCGGTGCTCTGAAAGATTACGGACTCGAAAAGTCCAGTTGGCTTCAGCGATGCCCGTCCATGCGTGACGCCAGTTCCCGTTTGTTGGAGGGAACATCTCAGCTTGAGCGGCTCGGGCAGCATCTTCAGGTGCGTCGTGGCAGCTACTCAAGGGATTGGCAGGAGGTGCTGGTGGCCGCTTCCGACGGCACCTTCGCCCGTGACATTCGTCTGCATCAGTCCACAGGGCTGTCGGTCCTGGCCGCTGATGGTGAGCACCGTTCCAGCGTGGGCCGCCGTTACGGCAGCACAGACCGACCAGACGACCTGTTCACCTGGAACGCTGAAAGCAGTGCAGCTGAAGTCTGTGAAAGTGCCGGCACAATGCTCCGCGCCGACTACGTGGAAGCCGGTCAGATGCCTGTTGTGCTTGCCAACCGTTTCGGAGGCGTGATCTTCCACGAAGCCTGCGGTCACCTTCTGGAAACCACTCAGATCGAACGCAGCACCACTCCTTTCGCCGAGCGGGTGGGCGAGCTGATCGCCCATCCATCCGTCACAGCCATCGACGAAGGATTGAGCAGCGGAGCCTTTGGGTCCCTGTCCATGGATGACGAAGGGATGGAGCCACAGCGCACCGTGTTGATCAAGGACGGCATTCTCCAGCGCTTTATCAGTGATCGCGCCGGAGAATTGCGCACCGGTCATCAACGCACGGGCAGCGGTCGGCGTCAGAGCCATGCCTTCGCCGCCGCCAGCAGGATGCGAAATACCTATATCGATGCCGGTCAGCACAAACCGGAGGACTTGATTGCCTCCGTTGAGCGTGGCCTGTACTGCAAGTCGATGGGTGGAGGCAGCGTCGGCCCCACCGGGCAATTCAACTTCTCTGTGGAGGAGGGTTATCTGATTGAAAATGGAAATCTCACCAGCCCGGTGAAAGGAGCCACCCTCATCGGTGATGCCAAGGAGGTTATGCCGCGAATTTCAATGTGTGCTGATGACCTCGACCTCGCCGCGGGTTACTGCGGCTCAGTGAGCGGTAACATTTTCGTCACCGTCGGCCAGCCCCACATCAAGGTGGACTCCATCACGGTGGGAGGTCGCTGA
- the acsF gene encoding magnesium-protoporphyrin IX monomethyl ester (oxidative) cyclase, with protein MIPPTAVAEANAVATKDPFKDTILTPRFYTTDFDAMAAMDLRPNEAELEAICEEFRKDYNRHHFVRNDDFDGAADKLDPETRRVFVEFLEQSCTSEFSGFLLYKELSRRIKQQNPLLAECFAHMARDEARHAGFLNKAMSDFGMQLDLGFLTANKDYTFFQPKFIFYATYLSEKIGYWRYIAIYRHLEKNPESKIFPIFNFFENWCQDENRHGDFFDALMKSQPNTVRGPIAKLWCRFFLLAVFATMYVRDVARKEFYEALGLDARTYDKMVIEKTNETTARVFPVVLDVNNPKFWTRLERLVENNAALDAADRSSSPAPLKVLRKLPRWISNGAEMAKLFLMSPIDSDKFQPAVR; from the coding sequence ATGATCCCTCCAACCGCCGTCGCAGAGGCCAACGCTGTTGCCACAAAGGATCCCTTTAAGGACACGATCCTCACGCCGCGGTTCTACACCACGGATTTCGATGCCATGGCTGCCATGGATCTGCGTCCGAATGAGGCGGAACTGGAGGCTATTTGCGAGGAGTTCCGGAAGGATTACAACCGTCATCATTTCGTTCGCAACGACGACTTTGACGGCGCTGCAGACAAGCTCGACCCCGAAACCCGGCGGGTGTTCGTCGAGTTCCTGGAACAGAGCTGCACCTCAGAGTTCTCAGGTTTTCTTCTCTACAAAGAGCTGAGCCGTCGCATCAAGCAGCAGAACCCCCTGCTTGCCGAGTGTTTTGCTCACATGGCACGGGATGAGGCCCGCCATGCCGGCTTCCTCAACAAGGCCATGAGTGATTTCGGCATGCAGCTGGACCTCGGTTTCCTCACCGCCAACAAGGACTACACCTTCTTCCAGCCGAAGTTCATCTTCTACGCCACCTACTTATCCGAGAAAATCGGTTACTGGCGTTATATCGCCATCTACCGCCATCTGGAGAAGAACCCCGAGAGCAAGATTTTCCCGATCTTCAATTTCTTTGAGAATTGGTGTCAGGACGAGAATCGTCACGGTGACTTCTTTGATGCGCTGATGAAGTCCCAGCCGAACACAGTGCGGGGACCGATCGCAAAACTGTGGTGTCGATTCTTCCTGCTCGCGGTCTTCGCAACCATGTATGTCCGTGATGTGGCCCGCAAGGAGTTCTACGAAGCCCTCGGACTCGACGCACGGACGTACGACAAGATGGTGATCGAGAAAACCAACGAGACGACGGCTCGTGTTTTCCCGGTTGTTCTCGATGTGAACAATCCCAAGTTCTGGACCCGTCTTGAGCGTCTAGTGGAGAACAACGCAGCTCTGGACGCTGCAGACCGCAGCTCCAGCCCAGCTCCTTTGAAGGTTCTGCGTAAATTGCCGCGTTGGATCAGCAATGGTGCCGAGATGGCCAAGTTGTTCCTGATGTCACCAATTGACAGCGACAAGTTTCAGCCCGCTGTGCGTTGA
- a CDS encoding DUF2996 domain-containing protein, translating to MSDTADSASAAAPDETKAAAKPKPKPPKPEDKPFPEFIDTLFIPAVKQQLEDNGIEAERLERVEGERPVVGGSCPMVIGELPGGRRFWLCFGKADIASPKLVALADAGSEPTLLESFLIDEKRMSLPLLVSRLLQRLNGQKWLGRN from the coding sequence GTGAGCGACACTGCCGATTCGGCCTCCGCTGCGGCCCCCGACGAGACGAAAGCGGCTGCCAAGCCGAAGCCGAAACCCCCGAAACCGGAAGACAAGCCTTTTCCGGAATTCATCGACACCCTGTTCATCCCTGCGGTGAAACAGCAGCTCGAGGACAACGGCATCGAGGCCGAACGTCTGGAGCGGGTTGAAGGCGAGCGCCCAGTGGTGGGAGGCTCCTGTCCGATGGTGATCGGAGAACTTCCCGGTGGCCGTCGCTTCTGGCTCTGCTTCGGAAAGGCCGACATTGCAAGCCCGAAGCTTGTCGCCCTCGCCGATGCGGGCAGTGAACCGACCCTGCTGGAGTCATTCCTGATCGACGAAAAGCGGATGTCGTTGCCCTTGCTGGTGTCACGTCTGCTGCAGCGGCTGAATGGTCAGAAATGGCTCGGGCGTAACTGA
- a CDS encoding flavin prenyltransferase UbiX has translation MHPYVLAVTGASAQPLAERTLQLLLQAGRSVHLVLSKGAYAVFQAEQGLQVPVNPERQARFWRERLNCPEGELFCHRWNDQSVGIASGSFRTRAMLIVPCSMGTVGRIQAGVAMDLIERCADVHLKEGRPLLIAPREMPFSLIHLRNLTALAEAGARIAAPIPAWYTQPRTLEEMVDFIVIRLLDGFEDDLAPLQRWTGPIA, from the coding sequence ATGCACCCCTATGTGCTTGCTGTCACAGGCGCCTCTGCCCAGCCGCTGGCCGAGCGAACACTGCAGCTGCTGCTTCAGGCTGGCCGCAGCGTGCATCTGGTCCTTAGCAAAGGTGCCTATGCGGTGTTCCAGGCGGAACAGGGCTTGCAGGTGCCCGTGAATCCAGAGCGCCAGGCCCGTTTCTGGCGTGAGCGTTTGAACTGCCCTGAGGGGGAACTGTTCTGCCATCGCTGGAACGACCAGAGTGTCGGCATCGCCAGCGGCAGCTTCCGAACCAGAGCCATGTTGATCGTCCCATGCAGCATGGGAACGGTGGGCCGGATTCAGGCCGGTGTGGCGATGGATCTGATTGAACGCTGCGCTGACGTGCATCTCAAGGAGGGGAGGCCGCTGCTGATTGCTCCCCGCGAGATGCCCTTCAGCCTGATTCACCTGCGCAATCTCACCGCGCTTGCAGAGGCAGGGGCGCGCATTGCCGCACCGATTCCCGCCTGGTACACCCAGCCCAGAACCCTTGAAGAGATGGTCGATTTCATCGTGATACGCCTGCTGGATGGCTTCGAGGATGATCTGGCCCCCCTTCAGCGCTGGACTGGGCCAATCGCATGA
- a CDS encoding RNB domain-containing ribonuclease — MKFSVADLLDQLSYDQPVPKSTLAKILKLTNKADRERLDLALDGLSKLGLLSRQDDDGVVRDRCEDLFDARLRCSSKGFCFAIRDDGGDDIYIRDHQLNHAWNGDRVLVRVTREGGRRRSPEGGVQCILERSTQSLLAQVERQQDRMVAAPLDDRMLTSIELPADAEEHLPDEEATTVVEVKIDRYPVAQLPAQGHVARPLPLNAGPAADRNLLLTKAGLHERPAAPRGSVKSPASKGRTDLSEQPSLLLSGWQLSDAPPLPAVHVEARDGGSRLWLHAPSVAERFGQGNSLDLWIRERAEAICLGEEWQPLLTPAITKACCFKAGEASDAITVRLDIDADGNLADWEFMLSTIRPVADISAIQLRALAERKPKSRSIPAALKSIKDQLGQLETLLFCADCLMAKERADGSVALDLRPPQMEALGDLRWADPSGQAHRWGDVIDRTDPNSILQPLLRAADRAWGQHRAELQLPGISRISSEPDPTVLTDVAKTAVALDLPLELDDDGSPTAQELITVFAESDQRRVLEQQLSHALAHPQFQAEIKPQEPTEDGNPTDSEAAPAPWCCASLSYAHLANQQVIQMLLSDGKDRPNVRQKERLNLGRRGCAENLHWALFTGAQEEKLVSIVNHRLVQRLNSRRRQVLELLRDLQAMVQARSAEPLVGQDAEGRVSGVQSYGFFVEVGETRVEGLVHVSSLNDDWYEYRSRQNRLVGRKNRRVYQLGDPVRVRVIKVDVLRNQIDLEVIPEPAADRDDSSADSDATESEVKPMAVTLSNV, encoded by the coding sequence ATGAAGTTCTCGGTCGCTGACCTGCTGGATCAGCTTTCCTACGACCAGCCGGTTCCAAAGTCCACGCTGGCCAAAATCCTGAAGCTGACAAATAAAGCTGATAGGGAGCGTCTGGATCTCGCCCTCGATGGCTTGAGCAAGCTGGGGCTTCTCAGCCGGCAGGACGATGACGGCGTCGTGCGCGATCGCTGTGAAGACCTTTTCGATGCACGGCTGCGTTGCAGCAGCAAGGGGTTCTGTTTCGCCATCCGTGATGACGGTGGCGATGACATCTACATCCGTGATCACCAGCTGAATCACGCCTGGAATGGTGATCGCGTCCTGGTGCGTGTTACCCGCGAAGGCGGACGTCGACGATCCCCGGAAGGCGGGGTTCAATGCATTCTCGAACGCAGTACTCAGTCTTTGCTGGCGCAGGTTGAGCGTCAGCAGGACCGGATGGTGGCGGCTCCGCTGGACGACCGTATGCTCACCAGCATCGAGTTGCCGGCTGATGCGGAGGAGCACCTTCCGGACGAAGAGGCCACAACGGTCGTTGAAGTCAAGATCGATCGGTATCCGGTTGCCCAGCTTCCCGCCCAGGGTCATGTGGCCAGGCCGCTGCCCCTCAACGCCGGCCCAGCCGCGGATCGCAACCTCCTGCTCACCAAAGCCGGTCTGCACGAGCGACCTGCGGCACCACGGGGCTCCGTCAAATCCCCAGCCAGCAAAGGACGCACCGATCTGAGTGAGCAGCCGTCACTGCTTCTCAGCGGTTGGCAGCTCAGCGATGCCCCACCCTTGCCCGCGGTTCATGTGGAAGCCAGGGATGGCGGCAGTCGCCTTTGGCTGCACGCGCCATCCGTGGCGGAACGGTTCGGCCAAGGCAACAGTCTCGATCTCTGGATCCGAGAACGCGCTGAAGCCATCTGCCTGGGGGAGGAATGGCAGCCCCTTCTGACACCGGCCATCACCAAGGCCTGTTGTTTCAAGGCGGGGGAAGCCAGCGACGCCATCACCGTCCGTCTTGACATCGATGCCGATGGCAACCTGGCGGACTGGGAGTTCATGCTCAGCACGATTCGCCCGGTCGCCGACATCAGCGCCATCCAGCTCCGCGCCCTGGCTGAGCGCAAGCCCAAGTCGCGCAGCATTCCGGCAGCGTTGAAATCGATCAAGGATCAACTCGGACAGCTGGAGACCCTGTTGTTCTGTGCCGACTGCCTGATGGCGAAGGAGCGAGCCGATGGATCCGTGGCGCTTGATCTACGGCCACCACAGATGGAGGCGCTGGGAGATCTGCGATGGGCCGATCCCAGTGGTCAGGCCCATCGTTGGGGTGATGTCATCGATCGCACCGACCCCAACTCCATTCTTCAACCTCTGCTGAGGGCCGCCGATCGCGCCTGGGGACAGCACCGCGCCGAACTGCAGCTTCCGGGTATCTCACGGATCAGCAGCGAACCTGACCCCACGGTGCTGACCGATGTGGCGAAGACCGCCGTTGCCCTGGATCTCCCCCTCGAGCTCGATGACGACGGCAGTCCGACAGCTCAGGAACTGATCACGGTGTTTGCTGAGTCAGATCAACGCAGGGTGCTGGAGCAGCAGCTGAGTCATGCACTGGCTCATCCGCAGTTCCAGGCGGAAATCAAGCCCCAGGAGCCAACCGAGGACGGCAACCCCACCGATTCGGAGGCAGCCCCAGCTCCCTGGTGCTGCGCGTCATTGAGCTATGCCCACCTGGCCAACCAGCAAGTCATTCAGATGCTCCTGAGCGACGGTAAGGACCGACCCAATGTGCGTCAGAAGGAACGACTCAATCTTGGACGTCGTGGCTGTGCGGAGAATCTGCACTGGGCACTGTTCACCGGCGCACAGGAGGAGAAGCTGGTCAGCATCGTGAATCACCGTCTGGTTCAGCGGTTGAACAGCCGGCGACGGCAAGTGCTCGAACTCCTACGCGACCTGCAGGCCATGGTTCAGGCCAGGTCAGCAGAACCCCTGGTGGGTCAGGACGCCGAGGGCCGTGTCAGCGGCGTCCAGAGCTACGGCTTCTTCGTTGAGGTGGGAGAGACCCGGGTGGAGGGCCTTGTTCATGTGAGCTCCCTCAACGACGACTGGTACGAGTACCGCTCACGCCAGAACCGCCTCGTGGGTCGCAAGAATCGACGGGTCTACCAGCTCGGCGATCCAGTGCGCGTGAGGGTGATCAAGGTGGATGTCCTGCGCAATCAGATCGATCTCGAGGTCATCCCCGAACCGGCAGCGGACCGGGATGACAGCAGCGCAGACAGTGACGCAACGGAGAGCGAGGTCAAGCCGATGGCTGTGACCCTCAGCAACGTTTAA
- a CDS encoding TMEM165/GDT1 family protein gives MDLSLLISTFLTVFLAELGDKTQLATVALSGTSDRPWAVFVGSSSALVLASLLGAMAGGSIANLIPTEWLQLAAAVGFLIIGSQLLRRSRSDESAEDNQVDS, from the coding sequence ATGGATCTCTCGCTTCTGATCTCGACCTTTCTCACCGTGTTCCTGGCGGAACTGGGGGACAAGACCCAATTGGCGACAGTGGCGCTGAGCGGAACCTCCGACAGGCCTTGGGCGGTGTTTGTCGGATCATCCTCAGCCCTCGTTCTGGCCAGCCTGTTGGGGGCGATGGCCGGTGGGTCGATCGCCAACCTGATCCCGACCGAATGGCTTCAACTTGCAGCCGCAGTGGGTTTCCTGATCATCGGATCCCAGCTGTTGAGGCGCAGTAGAAGCGATGAGAGTGCCGAGGACAACCAGGTCGACTCATAA
- a CDS encoding TMEM165/GDT1 family protein gives MAEINEATRPGFAIVVFSTFSTVFIAELGDKTQLATLLLSAQSGAPWLVFLGAALALICSSLVGVLLGQWLARTLPPERLETMAGVLMVALGLWLGAQAAQTLLLETTGA, from the coding sequence ATGGCTGAGATCAACGAAGCCACGCGCCCTGGCTTTGCCATTGTTGTGTTCAGCACCTTCAGCACGGTGTTCATCGCCGAACTGGGGGACAAAACCCAGCTGGCGACACTGCTCCTCTCAGCTCAGTCCGGCGCGCCCTGGCTGGTGTTCCTCGGGGCGGCCTTGGCATTGATCTGCTCGAGCCTCGTGGGAGTGCTGCTTGGGCAATGGCTGGCCCGCACACTTCCGCCGGAACGGCTGGAAACCATGGCCGGTGTTCTCATGGTGGCCCTCGGACTGTGGCTGGGGGCTCAGGCAGCCCAGACGCTGCTGCTGGAGACAACCGGAGCCTGA